In the Streptomyces sp. FXJ1.172 genome, one interval contains:
- the eccCa gene encoding type VII secretion protein EccCa, with product MVFFRRPARRRGPDLPDGELALQEPPTLSEIPASSGANMLNYLPMAGMSVGMMLLYTRLGKNSGPVIYLVVGLMLLSMMTMLIAQLVKAGSERKQKLQGVRRDYLRYLGGTRRRVRAAVVDQQRSLAWKHPGPESLWSFALTTRLWERRATDEDFAEVRLAVGEQRLALQLVNKATKPVEDLDPLTAHALRAFINAYSTVPEQPIAIFLRAWARVLLRGDREKVLATARALLGQLAVLHAPQDLLIAFCLAPDNRAEWEWSKWLPHTLHPHETDGAGPVRLVTSSLSELDDLLGEEFTERSAFEPGASPTHDEPYVVVVLDGGQVPSGHRFDRAGVRNSVVLDLSDGLSWRPGRTVLRLRVEAADGTAARTGENGADDTVAAGAHDEVKIVRTDRSRKESLVPLGRADRLGPAGARALAKVLAPMRTGTTSESAQPLSTDIELTSLLGITDLHRYSPEAYWKNRTSQQQRLRVPIAVGADGRPVELDLKESAQDGMGPHGMLIGATGSGKSELLRTLVLGLALSHSSETLNFVLVDFKGGATFLGFDELPHTSAVITNLADEAALVSRMQDALRGEMMRRQELLRSAGNYTSALDYEKARASGAPLSPLPSLLVVVDEFSELLAAHREFMDLFVMIGRLGRSLGVHLLLASQRLDEGRMHQLESHLSYRIGLRTFSAMESRGVLGVPDAYELPSQPGNGYLKSGIEPLTRFRAAYVSGAYRQRVGVLAQEQVAGQVMPWTSEWVNARQVPVTPAVEQNDDADEDGTSLMSVALGKLRASGPPAYQVWLPPLSAPPTLDALLPPLVPDPRFGLSADGDSRGTLRVPVGIVDRPFEQVRELLTVELDGAGGHIAIAGGPQSGKSTLVRTVITALALTHTPREVQFYCLDFGGGTLAGLAGLPHVGGVAGRLETERVNRTLAEMTTLLAHRERLFLEHGIDSMATLRRRRAAGEFPEEQHGDVFLVIDGWQTVRQDLQDSVATISQIATQGLNYGIHLVTSTTRWMELTASIRDQSATKLELRMGDPIDSAVDIRLAGTVPRIPGRGMTTEKLHYLTALPRIDGKESTGDLSDGIADLVAAVSENWTGPQAPPVRMLPSVLGAADLPAPEEGNRFRVALGVEENELAPAWHNFVDTPHLVAFGDSESGKTNLLRLVAQAITERFSPAEARILVVDFRRELVEAVPKEYQLGHAVSTDQLEELVAGVARAMKARTPGPEIEPARMRLADWWSGPRLFVLVDDYDLLANPVRPVFEPLLEHLPLGYEVGLHMVVTRSAASAMRGLSDPLVRRMLEVNSPGLLLSCPPSEGYVFGNVKPRLLPPGRGHYVTRRSAVQIQTALLGDTSPDTPSKV from the coding sequence GTGGTTTTCTTCCGCAGGCCCGCCCGTCGCCGCGGTCCCGACCTACCCGACGGGGAACTGGCGCTCCAGGAGCCGCCGACACTCTCGGAGATACCTGCCTCCTCGGGCGCCAACATGCTGAACTACCTGCCGATGGCGGGCATGTCCGTCGGCATGATGCTGCTGTACACGCGGCTGGGCAAGAACTCGGGGCCCGTCATCTATCTGGTGGTCGGCCTCATGCTGTTGTCGATGATGACGATGCTCATCGCCCAGTTGGTCAAGGCCGGCTCCGAGCGCAAGCAGAAGCTTCAGGGTGTGCGCCGGGACTACCTGCGTTACCTGGGCGGAACACGGCGCAGGGTGCGGGCGGCCGTCGTCGACCAGCAGCGCTCCCTGGCGTGGAAGCACCCGGGCCCGGAATCGCTGTGGTCGTTCGCGCTCACCACCCGGCTGTGGGAACGGCGGGCCACCGACGAGGACTTCGCGGAGGTCAGGCTCGCGGTAGGCGAGCAACGGCTCGCGCTGCAACTGGTCAACAAGGCGACCAAGCCGGTGGAGGACCTCGACCCGCTGACCGCACACGCGCTGCGCGCTTTCATCAACGCCTACTCGACGGTGCCCGAGCAGCCCATCGCGATCTTCCTGCGGGCCTGGGCGCGAGTGCTGTTGCGCGGTGACCGAGAGAAGGTGCTGGCCACGGCCCGCGCCCTGCTCGGGCAACTGGCCGTGCTGCACGCCCCGCAGGATCTGCTGATCGCGTTCTGCCTTGCGCCGGACAACCGCGCGGAGTGGGAGTGGAGCAAGTGGCTGCCGCACACCCTGCACCCGCACGAGACGGACGGCGCCGGACCGGTCCGGCTGGTCACCTCCAGCCTCAGCGAACTCGACGACCTCCTCGGCGAGGAGTTCACCGAGCGGAGCGCCTTCGAGCCGGGTGCCTCGCCGACACATGACGAGCCCTACGTCGTGGTCGTCCTGGACGGCGGCCAGGTCCCTTCGGGCCACCGCTTCGACCGGGCGGGCGTACGCAATTCAGTGGTCCTGGACCTGTCCGACGGCCTGTCCTGGCGGCCCGGTCGCACGGTGCTGCGTCTCAGGGTGGAAGCCGCGGACGGCACGGCGGCGCGGACCGGCGAGAACGGGGCCGACGACACCGTGGCGGCAGGCGCCCATGACGAGGTCAAGATCGTCCGCACCGACCGCAGCCGGAAGGAGTCCCTCGTCCCGCTGGGCCGTGCGGACCGGCTGGGTCCGGCCGGTGCCCGCGCGCTGGCCAAGGTGCTGGCACCCATGCGTACGGGGACCACGAGCGAGTCGGCGCAGCCGCTGTCGACCGACATCGAACTCACCAGTCTCCTGGGCATCACTGATCTGCACCGGTACTCCCCGGAAGCGTACTGGAAGAACCGCACGTCGCAGCAGCAGCGCCTGCGGGTGCCGATCGCGGTGGGTGCCGACGGCCGTCCGGTCGAACTCGACCTGAAGGAGTCGGCACAGGACGGCATGGGCCCGCACGGCATGCTCATCGGCGCCACCGGCTCCGGCAAGAGCGAACTGCTGCGCACCCTGGTGCTGGGGCTGGCCCTGAGCCACTCCTCCGAGACACTCAACTTCGTGCTCGTCGACTTCAAGGGGGGCGCGACCTTCCTGGGATTCGACGAACTCCCGCACACCTCCGCGGTCATCACCAACCTGGCCGACGAGGCCGCGCTGGTCTCCCGTATGCAGGACGCCCTGCGCGGCGAGATGATGCGCCGCCAGGAGCTGCTGCGCAGCGCGGGCAACTACACCTCCGCGCTGGACTACGAGAAGGCACGTGCCTCGGGTGCGCCGCTCAGCCCGCTCCCGAGCTTGCTGGTGGTCGTCGACGAGTTCAGCGAACTGCTGGCCGCCCACCGTGAGTTCATGGACCTGTTTGTGATGATCGGCCGGCTCGGCCGCTCGCTCGGCGTCCATCTGCTGCTCGCCTCGCAGCGGCTCGACGAAGGCCGCATGCACCAGTTGGAGAGCCACCTGTCGTACCGGATCGGCCTGCGGACGTTCTCGGCGATGGAGAGCCGTGGTGTGCTGGGTGTTCCGGACGCCTACGAACTGCCCTCCCAGCCCGGCAACGGATACCTCAAGAGCGGCATCGAACCGCTCACGAGGTTCCGGGCCGCATACGTGTCGGGCGCGTACCGGCAGCGAGTGGGTGTGCTGGCTCAGGAGCAGGTCGCCGGGCAGGTCATGCCCTGGACCAGCGAGTGGGTCAACGCGCGCCAGGTCCCGGTGACGCCTGCCGTCGAACAGAACGACGACGCGGACGAGGACGGCACCAGCCTGATGTCGGTGGCTCTCGGCAAACTGCGTGCCTCGGGCCCGCCCGCCTACCAGGTGTGGCTGCCCCCGCTCAGCGCCCCGCCCACCCTGGACGCTCTGTTGCCGCCGCTCGTCCCGGACCCGCGGTTCGGGCTCTCGGCGGACGGAGACAGCCGCGGCACCCTGCGCGTGCCGGTCGGCATCGTGGACCGGCCCTTCGAGCAGGTACGCGAACTGCTCACCGTGGAACTCGACGGAGCGGGCGGCCACATCGCCATCGCCGGCGGTCCGCAGAGCGGGAAGTCGACGCTCGTACGCACTGTGATCACCGCACTGGCCCTCACTCACACCCCGCGTGAAGTGCAGTTCTACTGCCTGGACTTCGGCGGTGGCACACTGGCCGGGCTGGCTGGGCTGCCGCACGTCGGCGGGGTGGCCGGACGCCTGGAGACGGAGCGGGTCAACCGGACGCTGGCCGAGATGACCACGCTGCTCGCCCACCGGGAGCGGCTGTTCCTGGAGCACGGCATCGACTCGATGGCCACACTGCGCCGCCGCCGCGCCGCCGGGGAGTTCCCCGAGGAACAGCACGGCGACGTCTTCCTCGTCATCGACGGCTGGCAGACGGTACGGCAGGACCTCCAGGACAGTGTGGCCACGATCAGCCAGATCGCCACGCAGGGACTGAACTACGGCATCCACCTGGTGACCTCCACCACCCGGTGGATGGAGCTGACCGCCTCGATCCGCGACCAGTCGGCCACCAAGCTGGAGCTGCGGATGGGCGATCCCATCGACTCCGCGGTCGACATCCGCCTGGCGGGGACCGTCCCGCGCATCCCGGGGCGGGGCATGACCACCGAGAAGCTGCACTACCTCACCGCGCTCCCCCGCATCGACGGCAAGGAGAGCACCGGCGATCTCAGCGACGGCATCGCCGACCTGGTGGCGGCAGTCTCCGAGAACTGGACCGGTCCCCAGGCTCCCCCCGTCCGTATGCTCCCCTCGGTGCTCGGCGCCGCGGATCTGCCCGCACCCGAGGAGGGCAACCGGTTCCGCGTCGCGCTCGGTGTGGAGGAGAACGAACTCGCCCCGGCCTGGCACAACTTCGTGGACACCCCGCACCTGGTGGCCTTCGGCGACAGCGAGTCGGGCAAGACGAACCTGCTGCGGCTGGTCGCCCAGGCGATCACCGAGCGGTTCTCCCCCGCCGAGGCGCGGATCCTGGTGGTCGATTTCCGCCGTGAGCTGGTCGAGGCGGTGCCGAAGGAGTACCAGCTCGGCCACGCGGTCTCGACGGACCAGTTGGAGGAACTGGTCGCCGGCGTGGCCCGGGCCATGAAGGCCCGCACACCGGGGCCGGAGATCGAGCCGGCCCGGATGCGGCTGGCCGACTGGTGGTCGGGACCCCGGCTGTTCGTCCTGGTCGACGACTACGATCTGCTCGCGAATCCGGTGCGCCCCGTGTTCGAACCCCTGCTGGAACACCTGCCCCTGGGCTACGAGGTGGGCCTGCACATGGTGGTCACCCGCTCGGCGGCGAGCGCCATGCGCGGTCTCAGCGACCCGCTGGTCCGCCGCATGCTGGAGGTGAACTCCCCGGGACTGCTGCTGTCCTGCCCGCCCAGCGAGGGATACGTGTTCGGCAACGTCAAGCCACGTCTGCTCCCGCCCGGCCGCGGCCACTACGTCACCCGCCGCAGCGCCGTGCAGATCCAGACGGCCCTGCTGGGGGACACCTCGCCCGACACGCCTTCCAAGGTGTGA
- the eccD gene encoding type VII secretion integral membrane protein EccD — MSESPVNGLCRLTVRAPEKTLDLAVPSNIPIADLLPVIANHVGDNLAEEGLEHGGWALQRIGGEPLDIEGTAASLDLRDGETLLLRPQVAALPPVRYDSLVEAVSATVRDLPHAWTPKTSRWLLRLLTASALIGCLVLLTASGGAASDRVALSVGAALLTLSGAGAAARILDDAPGAVLLALLGAAYLALCGVLLVGGDHSARGEGARLLAAGAAGTVGLVLASTAVAVYPAVFAASAVLGLAAVLGGALMLALDVSLPQAAAAVVLGAVVLGAFIPMMSFSLSGLRLPLLPTNPQQLQEGIEPRSEADISAGGAAVDQWMTALYAAVGVVCMACLAAMARRPHLPELVTALLLAVLLALHGRGLGTSWQRISLALPAGLGTVLLVVEAARRHGGGSALLGAAVLLALAAVTAVVSWTVPGRRVLPHWGRAGDLLQSAAALALLPSALWVLDIYHRLRAVNG; from the coding sequence ATGAGCGAAAGCCCGGTGAACGGCCTGTGCCGGCTCACGGTGCGCGCCCCTGAAAAGACCCTGGATCTGGCCGTCCCCTCCAACATCCCGATCGCCGACCTGCTTCCGGTCATCGCCAACCACGTGGGTGACAACCTGGCCGAGGAAGGTTTGGAACACGGCGGCTGGGCCCTGCAACGTATCGGCGGTGAACCGCTCGACATCGAAGGAACCGCTGCCTCCCTGGACCTGCGCGACGGTGAGACTCTGCTCCTGCGCCCTCAGGTCGCCGCATTGCCACCGGTGCGATACGACAGCCTGGTGGAGGCCGTGTCCGCGACCGTCCGCGACCTGCCACACGCGTGGACACCCAAGACCAGCCGGTGGTTGCTGAGGCTGCTGACCGCTTCCGCGCTGATCGGCTGCCTCGTGTTGCTCACCGCCTCCGGCGGTGCCGCGAGCGACCGGGTCGCGCTGTCCGTGGGCGCCGCTCTGCTGACTCTGTCCGGGGCAGGTGCGGCCGCGCGCATCCTGGACGACGCACCCGGTGCCGTGCTGCTCGCTCTGCTGGGCGCGGCCTATCTGGCGCTGTGCGGTGTGCTCCTGGTCGGCGGCGACCACTCCGCGCGCGGCGAGGGCGCCCGGCTGCTCGCCGCGGGCGCGGCCGGCACCGTCGGGCTCGTGCTGGCCTCCACCGCGGTGGCCGTGTACCCGGCGGTGTTCGCCGCGAGCGCGGTGCTCGGCCTGGCCGCGGTGCTCGGCGGAGCGCTCATGCTGGCGCTGGACGTGTCCCTCCCACAGGCGGCGGCCGCTGTGGTGCTGGGCGCCGTGGTGCTGGGCGCGTTCATCCCGATGATGTCCTTCTCGCTCTCCGGCCTGCGGCTGCCGCTCCTGCCCACCAACCCTCAGCAGCTGCAGGAGGGTATAGAGCCGCGCTCGGAGGCCGACATCTCGGCCGGTGGAGCGGCTGTCGACCAGTGGATGACCGCGCTGTACGCGGCCGTGGGAGTCGTCTGCATGGCCTGCCTGGCGGCCATGGCGCGGCGCCCACACCTGCCCGAGCTGGTCACCGCGCTGTTGCTGGCCGTGTTGCTCGCTCTGCACGGACGCGGCCTGGGCACCTCCTGGCAGCGGATCTCGCTGGCCCTGCCCGCGGGTCTGGGTACCGTGCTGCTCGTGGTGGAGGCGGCTCGCCGGCACGGCGGCGGTAGTGCGCTGCTCGGCGCCGCGGTACTGCTGGCGCTCGCCGCGGTGACCGCGGTCGTGTCCTGGACGGTTCCCGGACGTCGTGTGCTGCCGCACTGGGGACGCGCCGGCGACCTTCTCCAGTCGGCCGCCGCCCTGGCGCTGCTTCCCTCCGCGTTGTGGGTTCTCGACATCTACCACCGCCTGCGCGCCGTGAACGGCTGA
- the eccB gene encoding type VII secretion protein EccB — MQSRRDQVQAHQFLVSRLTSGLLRADPDIAEPPTRRTNRGMAYGLVIGAVVSAGFLLFGLLSPGGNTSWKSGRSLIIEKGTGTRYVYDGNLRPIRNYPSARLLLGADMATESVSAGSLAGTPHGSPVGIPGAPDALPAADRLNAGAWQVCAAARTDDKGAREPVTVLGVDVGEQGTGVQGDQGILVSGPDGGTYLLWQDNRFRLTGGRTAAAALGYGGTNALPVSAAFLDSVPAGPDLVAPSVSGAGSAGPQLDGRQTRVGQVFVVQTPGAAQQYYLLGSDGLIRITTTQAALTLVSSDTRVKAYGGHTPTQLPLSAQALSGALSPQDSGAGTAVRQEGARLPSAPPKLVTVGDTDGACIRLTARGSSSLRLTLALVPVAAFETHAEPPGRAAAPACLAVDAIAVPPSGGSLVRALSSAGAGAGTAVYLVTDTGVKYRVTSAEAAKDLGYDLTEAQGLPASLLAMVPTGVDLSPEAAVAGRAAVTGVPPCEGERSRRPF, encoded by the coding sequence ATGCAGTCCCGACGCGATCAGGTCCAGGCGCACCAGTTCCTGGTGTCCCGGCTGACCTCCGGCCTCCTGCGCGCCGACCCGGACATCGCTGAGCCACCCACGCGGCGAACCAACCGCGGTATGGCCTACGGCCTGGTGATCGGCGCCGTGGTCTCGGCCGGTTTCCTGCTGTTCGGCCTGCTCTCGCCGGGTGGCAACACCTCATGGAAGAGCGGTCGTTCGCTGATCATCGAGAAGGGAACCGGTACGCGCTACGTGTACGACGGGAATCTGCGCCCGATTCGTAACTACCCGTCCGCCCGGCTCCTGTTGGGTGCCGACATGGCGACCGAATCCGTGTCGGCCGGTTCCCTGGCCGGTACCCCGCACGGCAGTCCCGTCGGCATACCGGGCGCGCCCGACGCGCTGCCCGCCGCCGACCGGCTGAATGCGGGAGCCTGGCAGGTGTGCGCCGCCGCCCGTACCGATGACAAGGGTGCCCGCGAACCGGTCACGGTGCTCGGCGTGGACGTCGGCGAGCAGGGCACGGGCGTACAAGGGGACCAGGGCATCCTGGTGAGCGGGCCCGACGGCGGTACCTATCTGCTCTGGCAGGACAACAGGTTCCGGCTCACCGGCGGCCGGACCGCCGCGGCGGCGCTCGGTTACGGCGGCACGAACGCCCTCCCGGTCTCCGCCGCGTTCCTCGATTCGGTTCCGGCCGGCCCCGACCTCGTCGCGCCCAGCGTCTCCGGCGCAGGATCCGCGGGACCGCAGCTGGACGGCCGGCAGACCCGGGTCGGCCAGGTGTTCGTCGTGCAGACACCCGGAGCCGCGCAGCAGTACTACCTGCTCGGCAGCGACGGTCTCATCCGGATCACCACGACCCAGGCGGCGCTCACGCTGGTGAGTTCTGACACACGTGTCAAGGCGTACGGCGGCCACACACCGACGCAGTTGCCCCTGTCCGCACAGGCGCTCAGCGGTGCCCTCTCCCCACAGGATTCCGGGGCGGGCACGGCGGTGCGGCAGGAGGGCGCCCGACTGCCCTCCGCCCCGCCGAAGCTGGTGACGGTCGGCGACACGGACGGCGCGTGCATCAGGCTGACGGCACGGGGATCATCGAGCCTGCGGCTGACCCTCGCGCTGGTACCGGTGGCGGCGTTCGAAACACACGCGGAGCCTCCCGGGCGGGCGGCGGCCCCCGCCTGCCTGGCGGTTGACGCGATCGCTGTGCCGCCGAGCGGCGGCAGCCTCGTCCGCGCGCTGAGCAGCGCTGGTGCCGGAGCCGGAACCGCCGTCTACCTGGTCACCGACACCGGTGTGAAATACCGTGTGACCAGTGCGGAAGCGGCGAAGGACCTCGGATACGATCTCACCGAAGCCCAGGGTCTGCCCGCCTCGCTGCTGGCCATGGTCCCGACCGGCGTCGACCTGTCCCCGGAGGCTGCCGTCGCAGGCCGGGCGGCGGTCACAGGTGTGCCCCCGTGCGAGGGCGAGCGGAGTCGCAGGCCCTTCTAA
- a CDS encoding WXG100 family type VII secretion target, with amino-acid sequence MSDGQIFINHGHAESFADDMTPFNNQVTTIITNLEASLAKLVAYWEGPDQVFYSGIQRQWNEEVTNLGDHLTAYGRVLSEASNTYKTAVNMSIHNMENTRF; translated from the coding sequence ATGTCCGACGGACAGATCTTCATCAACCATGGGCACGCGGAGTCGTTCGCCGACGACATGACGCCCTTCAACAACCAAGTAACTACCATCATCACCAACCTCGAAGCCTCGCTTGCCAAATTGGTCGCATACTGGGAGGGACCGGACCAGGTGTTCTACTCGGGCATCCAGAGGCAGTGGAACGAGGAGGTCACGAACCTCGGTGACCACCTCACCGCCTACGGTCGCGTGCTCTCGGAGGCTTCGAACACCTACAAGACCGCGGTCAACATGAGCATCCACAACATGGAAAACACCAGGTTCTGA
- a CDS encoding type VII secretion system-associated protein, which translates to MADVHSTDLTRLDAPALQTFIDTDVSHFIDDITHVRAPGQTPLSLYDVGSSSSHPLHLGNLEGDDNTGGKSVVTNMKTAATAIDNVFNKHVTAFTALRGELQDVVKDLLKAHGENLTSIQAQKFLTAIDGYEAGIGDTGGLNPPTTNSSK; encoded by the coding sequence GTGGCCGACGTTCACAGCACAGACCTGACCCGGCTCGACGCCCCCGCGCTGCAGACGTTCATCGACACGGATGTCTCGCACTTCATCGATGACATCACACATGTGCGGGCCCCGGGGCAGACCCCACTGTCGTTGTACGACGTCGGTTCCTCCTCGTCGCACCCTCTGCATCTCGGGAACCTCGAGGGCGACGACAACACGGGGGGCAAGAGCGTCGTCACGAATATGAAGACAGCCGCCACCGCCATCGACAACGTGTTCAACAAGCACGTAACGGCGTTCACGGCGCTCAGGGGTGAACTGCAGGATGTCGTCAAGGACTTGCTCAAGGCACACGGCGAGAATCTCACCAGTATCCAGGCCCAGAAGTTCCTGACGGCGATCGACGGCTATGAGGCCGGCATCGGTGACACCGGTGGCCTGAATCCTCCGACCACGAACAGCAGCAAGTGA
- a CDS encoding AAWKG family protein (Members of this family are unrelated to eukaryotic Tcp10, although some members contain a repetitive region similar to a C-terminal repeat region of Tcp10.), translating to MAVDNWENTINQVTGWHMNKRDTITGIHGGSGSAPWVEIAVKARGKLDSTDDFLLHQEMLPNGWHMEFFAGRGGSVHKYQVTITYADLTPGSEYWVQSETALSSLLQEPFTSIVTGSSVPGAPSASEGVDLRTFPAAAASFDLAGDFFKKHTQILKEWTDHLGSEQAAWKGNAAGVFWHLLDDLQRKYEGYTAQLQPPGFSPKYTSPSTGKTSTTLHGDDLIGAEAALHKAYQDLYNAYYNFFWQRGSSITVRRPDGSTPSAQIPADPRDILNQVYAELADWIGIHNAPHVHSHRNRFGQIDGATTDDSYTDETSYGHLVDTSHWAAAAQEAVKRWTTNIETNLDAPARTAVDALQQGWSRVLDPKWNSAFSFSDTSNSSLSKEVSDEAADKNGNDLNNAFSKINDGLNNSLSGMSNGINNLGDGLNNGLKNLSDGLGGGLNNGLKDLSDGLNHGLAGPDGKSLLDGGGASLTGPGGMSLTGPNGTSLTGPDGMSLTGPNGTSVTGPKGTSFTGPNGTSLTAPDFSPVATGFPISNINGSSTTFRPSGISTTTFPNGHTTTRNADGSLTTRYPDGTSRTVSPNGDVTTVDARGHSTTSHLAAGHSLTNPDGTKITRNVDGSLTQTGTDGSKTTTFANGTSEIVGADGHKQITSPDGIVSHLNRDGSLTTDFPGHGSTTVHPNGDVTTTDAGGHRTTSHLSAGHSITNPDGTTVSVDSKGDIITHYRDGSTSTLHPDGKLTMTQAPADHGSGPNLNGNSNIPHYPSVDTSAPNFGRTITHLPGGGSVTTHPDGTKQTVFSDGSSLITSSDGNYQTLPSPATAAQAAAAGAAAVNAAAANGASAGAAANVGALSDSQNAMGLLSPMMMMGMNRMGGQQGGGSGERNRDTYEDRESDGAFMHSGMTAARTAPTPDPEEYEEEESDSEELLAPRRHVTESPFGQGGASRASTQTSSSWNADDEDVWGTKDGGLPASIGH from the coding sequence ATGGCAGTAGACAACTGGGAAAACACCATCAACCAGGTGACCGGTTGGCACATGAACAAGCGAGACACCATCACGGGCATCCACGGTGGCAGTGGCTCCGCTCCCTGGGTCGAGATCGCGGTCAAGGCACGGGGTAAGCTCGACAGCACGGACGACTTCCTGCTCCACCAGGAGATGCTTCCCAACGGCTGGCACATGGAGTTCTTCGCGGGCAGGGGCGGCAGCGTCCACAAATATCAGGTGACCATCACCTATGCCGACCTCACTCCCGGGTCCGAGTACTGGGTTCAGTCGGAAACGGCGTTGTCGAGCCTGCTGCAGGAACCTTTCACCTCTATCGTCACGGGCAGTTCGGTGCCCGGAGCGCCCAGCGCGAGCGAAGGAGTCGATCTCCGTACCTTCCCCGCCGCTGCGGCGTCTTTCGACCTGGCCGGGGACTTCTTCAAGAAGCACACTCAGATCCTCAAAGAGTGGACCGACCACCTCGGCAGTGAGCAGGCGGCCTGGAAGGGGAATGCGGCGGGGGTTTTCTGGCATCTGCTTGATGACCTCCAGCGCAAATACGAAGGCTACACCGCGCAGTTGCAGCCTCCGGGTTTCTCGCCGAAGTACACGTCGCCCTCCACGGGAAAGACGAGCACAACCCTGCACGGCGACGACCTGATCGGTGCCGAGGCGGCGTTGCACAAGGCCTACCAGGATCTCTACAACGCCTACTACAACTTCTTCTGGCAGCGCGGTAGTTCCATCACGGTGCGCAGGCCGGACGGCAGCACCCCCTCGGCCCAGATACCCGCCGACCCGCGTGACATCCTTAACCAGGTCTACGCCGAGCTCGCCGACTGGATCGGAATCCACAACGCCCCGCACGTCCACTCGCATCGGAACCGGTTTGGCCAGATCGACGGGGCAACCACGGACGACAGCTACACTGACGAGACGTCTTACGGACATCTCGTGGACACGAGCCACTGGGCCGCCGCCGCCCAGGAGGCCGTGAAGCGGTGGACCACCAATATCGAGACCAATCTCGACGCACCGGCACGCACAGCGGTGGACGCACTCCAGCAGGGCTGGAGCCGGGTACTCGACCCCAAATGGAACAGCGCCTTCTCGTTCTCCGACACGTCGAACTCGTCCTTGTCCAAAGAGGTTTCGGACGAGGCCGCAGACAAGAACGGCAATGACCTCAACAACGCGTTCAGCAAGATCAACGACGGGCTCAACAACAGCCTTTCGGGCATGAGCAACGGAATCAACAACCTGGGCGACGGCCTCAACAACGGATTGAAGAACCTCTCGGACGGCCTGGGCGGCGGCCTCAACAACGGGTTGAAGGACCTGTCCGACGGCCTGAACCACGGTCTCGCCGGTCCGGACGGCAAGTCGCTGCTGGACGGGGGCGGAGCCTCGCTGACCGGTCCGGGCGGAATGTCACTCACGGGTCCGAACGGAACGTCGCTGACCGGTCCGGACGGAATGTCACTCACGGGTCCCAACGGAACGTCAGTGACCGGTCCGAAGGGGACGTCATTCACGGGTCCGAACGGAACTTCCCTCACCGCGCCCGATTTCTCGCCTGTCGCGACCGGCTTCCCGATCAGCAACATCAACGGCAGCAGCACGACCTTCAGACCCAGTGGCATCAGCACGACGACGTTTCCGAACGGGCACACCACCACACGCAACGCGGACGGGAGCCTGACAACCAGGTACCCCGACGGCACCTCCCGCACGGTCAGCCCGAACGGTGACGTCACCACCGTCGATGCGCGGGGGCACTCCACCACCAGTCATCTGGCGGCGGGCCATTCGTTGACAAACCCGGACGGCACCAAAATCACCCGGAACGTGGACGGCAGCCTGACACAGACAGGCACCGACGGGTCGAAGACCACGACCTTCGCGAACGGCACCTCGGAGATCGTCGGCGCCGACGGGCACAAGCAGATCACTTCGCCGGACGGCATCGTTTCCCACCTCAACAGGGACGGAAGCCTCACCACCGACTTCCCCGGTCATGGAAGCACGACGGTGCACCCCAACGGTGACGTCACCACCACGGACGCCGGCGGACACCGCACCACCAGCCACCTCAGCGCGGGCCACAGCATCACCAACCCCGACGGCACCACCGTTAGTGTGGACAGCAAGGGTGACATCATCACCCACTACCGGGACGGCAGCACTTCGACGCTGCATCCGGATGGAAAGCTGACCATGACCCAGGCCCCGGCGGACCACGGCTCCGGACCGAACCTCAACGGGAATTCCAATATCCCGCACTATCCGAGCGTCGACACCTCCGCCCCCAACTTCGGCAGGACCATCACCCATCTGCCGGGGGGAGGCTCGGTGACCACCCATCCCGACGGCACGAAGCAAACCGTCTTCTCCGACGGCAGCAGCCTGATCACGAGTTCGGACGGCAACTACCAGACGTTGCCGAGCCCTGCGACGGCGGCCCAGGCCGCCGCGGCCGGAGCAGCGGCGGTCAATGCGGCGGCGGCCAATGGTGCCTCGGCGGGTGCTGCGGCCAATGTCGGTGCTCTCTCCGACAGCCAGAACGCGATGGGGCTGCTGTCGCCGATGATGATGATGGGAATGAACCGCATGGGTGGTCAGCAGGGAGGCGGCAGCGGAGAGCGCAACCGTGACACCTATGAAGACCGGGAATCCGACGGTGCGTTCATGCACAGCGGGATGACGGCCGCGCGCACGGCACCCACGCCGGACCCGGAGGAGTACGAGGAGGAGGAGTCCGACTCCGAAGAGCTGCTCGCTCCCCGTCGGCACGTCACCGAATCGCCTTTCGGCCAGGGTGGTGCGTCTCGGGCGAGTACGCAGACATCCTCGTCGTGGAATGCGGACGACGAGGATGTCTGGGGTACGAAGGACGGCGGTCTGCCGGCCTCGATCGGCCACTGA